Proteins found in one Magnetococcales bacterium genomic segment:
- a CDS encoding nitronate monooxygenase has protein sequence MESSSTEVTPLPPLRIGDHVIPIPIIQGGMGIRVSANGLASAVANEGGAGIIATVALSLASRYYKKGKDYFRANIKALIEELALTREKSPHGIIGTNCMVAIKDYEAMVRTSVEYGAQLIISGAGLPLRLPEFAQANPRTALVPIVSSLRAAKLLAKRWFKLYKRIPDAYVFEDPNVAGGHLGVNRRQLFDAQHGSDVVVPELAEWSRTEYNDEIPIVTAGGVWDRKDIDHALALGAKGVQMASRFLCTYECDAHPNFKQAFIDAREGDVVIVDSPAGLPGRAINTEFTRTLFRGGEVADHCFATCLEYCLCREQKEAFCVAAALHHAQQGNMTHGLVFTGTNAVRHTRMMHVHDIFDELKTGRPASS, from the coding sequence ATGGAATCATCTTCGACCGAGGTAACGCCCCTGCCGCCATTGCGCATCGGCGATCATGTCATTCCCATTCCCATCATTCAGGGAGGAATGGGAATCCGTGTTTCGGCCAATGGCCTGGCCTCCGCCGTGGCCAATGAAGGGGGCGCGGGGATCATCGCCACCGTCGCCCTTTCCCTGGCCTCCCGTTATTATAAAAAGGGAAAAGATTATTTCCGTGCCAATATAAAAGCCCTGATCGAGGAATTGGCCTTGACCCGGGAGAAAAGTCCCCACGGAATCATCGGTACCAACTGCATGGTCGCCATCAAGGATTACGAGGCGATGGTGCGCACCTCGGTCGAATACGGGGCGCAGTTGATCATCTCCGGGGCGGGATTGCCGTTGCGCCTGCCGGAGTTCGCCCAGGCCAATCCCAGGACCGCCCTGGTTCCCATCGTCTCCTCCCTGCGTGCCGCCAAACTCCTGGCAAAACGATGGTTCAAACTCTATAAAAGAATTCCCGATGCCTACGTCTTCGAGGATCCCAATGTGGCGGGGGGGCATCTGGGGGTCAATCGTCGGCAATTGTTCGATGCCCAACACGGTTCCGATGTCGTCGTTCCCGAGTTGGCCGAATGGTCGCGGACCGAATACAACGATGAGATTCCAATCGTGACCGCTGGCGGGGTATGGGATCGAAAGGACATCGATCACGCCCTCGCGCTTGGGGCCAAGGGGGTGCAGATGGCCAGCCGCTTCCTCTGCACCTACGAATGCGATGCCCATCCCAACTTTAAACAGGCCTTCATCGATGCCAGGGAAGGGGATGTGGTCATCGTCGATTCGCCGGCGGGACTTCCCGGTCGCGCCATCAATACCGAATTTACCCGTACCTTGTTTCGCGGCGGGGAAGTCGCCGATCATTGCTTCGCCACCTGTCTGGAATATTGTCTCTGCCGCGAACAGAAGGAGGCCTTTTGCGTCGCCGCCGCCCTGCACCACGCCCAGCAGGGAAACATGACCCATGGGTTGGTCTTTACCGGAACCAACGCGGTACGCCATACCCGTATGATGCATGTTCATGACATATTTGACGAGTTGAAAACAGGAAGACCGGCATCCTCCTGA